In the Candidatus Baltobacteraceae bacterium genome, one interval contains:
- the ssb gene encoding single-stranded DNA-binding protein, translating to MAGSFNRITIVGNLVRDPEIRYINSGAAVTKFTLAVNRRSKQQEETDFIDCVAWDKLAETCNTYLKKGMSVLCDGRLSIRSYETKEGEKRKAAEVVVNVMQMLDRANKSYGENGSYSNGNGNGHANGNGESVKQFTPRGEGSEEELEDEIPF from the coding sequence ATGGCTGGATCATTCAACCGCATCACGATCGTGGGAAACCTCGTACGCGATCCGGAGATTCGTTACATCAACAGTGGCGCTGCCGTCACGAAATTCACGCTGGCGGTTAATCGCCGCAGCAAGCAGCAAGAAGAGACCGACTTCATCGATTGCGTTGCATGGGATAAGCTCGCTGAAACCTGCAACACGTATCTGAAAAAGGGCATGAGCGTGCTGTGCGACGGACGTCTTTCGATTCGCTCGTACGAAACGAAGGAAGGCGAGAAGCGCAAAGCCGCCGAGGTCGTCGTCAACGTGATGCAAATGCTCGATCGTGCGAACAAATCGTACGGTGAGAACGGATCGTACTCAAACGGTAACGGCAACGGGCACGCGAATGGCAACGGTGAGAGCGTGAAACAATTCACGCCCCGCGGCGAAGGTTCTGAAGAAGAACTCGAAGACGAAATTCCGTTTTGA
- a CDS encoding GNAT family N-acetyltransferase — translation MSLRIRTLERDEIGVCLKLAAAEGWTPGLYDAVPFYAADNDGFFGADLDGEIVGCISAVRYETFGFIGLFIVREDQRRRGYGAALWDHAMHHLQDLPIGLDAVPAQEARYEKEGFARSFLSRRFRYDAREPRAHFESKITLERLRVLDDEIEDYDVQRFGSKRSAFLQSWVAQPDVVALFARSLDSGKIVGYGVGREYGDGTKIGPLFASRIDVAAILFDTIAQRTRSSWLLDIPEPNLTALGLADERGMKPEIACARMWRGTPPTVALASVYGITTWELG, via the coding sequence ATGTCCCTGAGGATCCGAACGCTTGAACGAGACGAGATCGGCGTTTGTTTGAAGCTCGCCGCTGCCGAGGGCTGGACTCCCGGACTATACGATGCGGTACCTTTTTATGCAGCCGACAACGACGGTTTTTTTGGCGCGGATCTGGATGGCGAGATCGTCGGTTGCATCTCGGCCGTCCGCTACGAGACCTTCGGGTTCATCGGATTGTTCATCGTCCGCGAGGATCAACGCCGGCGCGGATACGGCGCCGCCTTATGGGACCACGCGATGCATCATCTGCAGGATCTTCCCATTGGGCTTGACGCCGTGCCCGCACAAGAAGCGCGCTACGAAAAAGAGGGCTTTGCGCGCAGCTTTCTCAGTCGACGATTTCGCTACGATGCGCGTGAGCCACGCGCTCATTTCGAAAGCAAGATTACGCTCGAGCGTTTGCGCGTCCTCGATGATGAGATCGAAGACTACGACGTGCAACGCTTCGGCTCGAAACGCTCAGCGTTCTTACAAAGCTGGGTCGCACAGCCGGATGTCGTCGCGCTCTTTGCGCGCTCCCTCGATAGCGGGAAAATCGTCGGCTACGGCGTTGGACGCGAGTACGGCGACGGCACCAAGATCGGACCGCTCTTTGCATCGCGGATCGACGTCGCTGCAATCTTGTTCGACACGATCGCGCAACGGACGCGCTCGTCCTGGCTGCTCGACATCCCCGAGCCAAACTTGACCGCGCTCGGCCTTGCGGACGAACGCGGCATGAAACCCGAGATTGCGTGCGCGCGCATGTGGCGCGGCACACCCCCCACGGTCGCTCTCGCGAGCGTCTACGGGATTACGACTTGGGAGTTAGGTTAG
- a CDS encoding winged helix-turn-helix domain-containing protein: MIAIGSRYDELPFVGRDDELARLERLTTAPIPSITFVTGIGGMGKSRLLDTFAEHRRSAGAAVVRIDGRLVEPTEAALLHKLSLAVRRDIATLEDASERLGELGSVALVLDDIDALRLLDTWLRLSFVTALPPNVHVVFGGRDPPLSAWLQMPWRGAFQTLELAPLSDSDAVSLLTAAGIEAAQAARVNRIARGHPLALTLAAITLQRVDDPELEELAFHRIVGELARRHLTEIRDPITRRAVEAAALLRTVTAPLLGAMLPDVAPSDVYERLRSLPLMRLSRDGLQLHDSVRDAIAGELRSSDPKRYLNLRRASWGHLIRELRTAPSAELWRSTADLLYLLENPVVREAFFPSGAQRFAVEPARAVDEAAILAIAERHDGCDAAHLTAAWWHQGPQGFSVAREREGAVAGYYILFEAASLSIAPTVDDPVLAQWSAHLAANPVAPGERVLFLRRWLSSTEGEAPSAVQAACWLDIKRAYMAHRPHLRRVYLTLRDIAPYAATATQLGFVVLDSCTTIIADQVYLTAMLDFGPESVDGWFAKLVAAELGIATSSLLDFGARELVVGSRRTSLTRREFDTLHYLLQHAGNAVNREDILSDVWGESADVASNVVDVVVRSLRRKLGEHANLIETISGIGYRLRDSSR, encoded by the coding sequence GTGATCGCGATCGGGTCGCGCTACGACGAACTTCCGTTCGTCGGGCGCGACGATGAGCTGGCACGGCTCGAACGCCTTACGACGGCACCTATACCTTCGATCACGTTTGTGACCGGAATCGGTGGGATGGGAAAATCGCGGCTTCTCGATACGTTCGCGGAGCACCGGCGCTCTGCCGGCGCAGCGGTCGTGCGCATCGACGGTCGGCTCGTCGAACCGACTGAGGCTGCTCTCCTACATAAGCTCAGCCTCGCGGTGCGGCGCGATATCGCCACCCTCGAGGATGCGTCGGAGCGTCTCGGCGAGCTCGGAAGTGTGGCACTAGTTCTCGACGACATCGATGCGCTGCGTTTACTCGACACATGGCTACGCCTGTCGTTCGTCACCGCTTTGCCGCCGAACGTACACGTCGTCTTCGGCGGACGCGATCCGCCGCTTTCGGCATGGTTGCAGATGCCGTGGCGTGGCGCATTCCAAACGCTCGAACTCGCTCCGCTTTCGGATAGCGATGCCGTGTCGCTTCTGACGGCCGCGGGGATCGAAGCGGCGCAAGCTGCGCGCGTCAATCGAATCGCGCGCGGCCATCCGCTTGCCCTAACGCTCGCTGCCATCACGCTGCAACGCGTTGACGATCCCGAACTCGAAGAACTGGCCTTTCACCGGATTGTCGGCGAGCTTGCGCGCCGGCATTTAACAGAGATTCGCGACCCGATCACGCGGCGAGCCGTTGAGGCAGCTGCACTCCTGCGAACCGTCACTGCGCCGCTACTCGGCGCTATGCTCCCCGATGTCGCACCCAGCGACGTCTATGAACGACTTCGGTCTCTGCCGCTGATGCGGCTCTCGCGCGATGGTTTGCAATTGCACGATAGCGTGCGCGACGCGATCGCGGGCGAACTGCGCTCCTCGGATCCGAAACGCTACCTCAACCTCCGCCGCGCGTCTTGGGGCCACTTGATTCGAGAACTGCGAACGGCTCCGTCGGCGGAGCTGTGGCGATCTACCGCCGATCTCTTATATCTACTCGAGAATCCGGTCGTGCGTGAAGCATTTTTCCCGTCCGGCGCGCAGCGTTTCGCGGTCGAGCCCGCTCGCGCCGTCGATGAAGCGGCGATCCTAGCGATCGCCGAGCGGCACGACGGCTGCGACGCGGCGCATCTAACGGCGGCATGGTGGCACCAAGGACCGCAGGGATTCAGTGTCGCGCGTGAACGCGAAGGCGCCGTCGCCGGTTACTATATCCTGTTCGAAGCCGCGAGCCTCAGCATCGCACCGACCGTCGACGACCCTGTCCTCGCGCAGTGGAGTGCGCATTTGGCCGCCAACCCGGTCGCGCCGGGCGAGCGCGTTCTCTTCCTACGTCGCTGGTTGTCGAGCACTGAAGGCGAAGCACCAAGCGCCGTTCAGGCAGCATGCTGGCTCGACATCAAGCGCGCCTATATGGCGCACCGTCCACACTTGCGGCGCGTCTATCTTACGCTCCGCGACATCGCACCGTATGCTGCCACAGCAACGCAGCTCGGCTTTGTAGTCCTGGACTCGTGCACAACGATCATCGCTGATCAGGTCTATCTCACCGCGATGCTCGACTTCGGGCCAGAATCCGTCGACGGCTGGTTTGCAAAACTCGTCGCTGCCGAACTCGGCATCGCAACGAGTAGTCTCCTCGATTTTGGCGCTCGCGAACTAGTCGTCGGCTCACGGCGCACATCGTTGACGCGGCGCGAATTCGATACGCTGCACTATCTACTACAGCACGCGGGCAATGCGGTGAACCGCGAAGATATTCTTAGCGACGTTTGGGGAGAAAGTGCCGATGTTGCCAGCAACGTCGTCGACGTAGTTGTGCGCTCCCTTCGCAGGAAGCTCGGCGAACACGCAAACCTCATCGAAACAATTTCCGGTATCGGTTATCGCCTACGTGACTCGTCGCGTTAG
- a CDS encoding tautomerase family protein, with translation MSVVKGVFSPEQKRLMISRLTDAMVTIEGENMRGVTWVKVDEIESGDWGIGGQVLTTDAVKALAAGKAPASVG, from the coding sequence GTGAGTGTAGTTAAGGGCGTGTTCTCGCCCGAGCAAAAGCGACTGATGATTTCCCGTTTGACCGATGCGATGGTGACGATCGAGGGCGAAAACATGCGCGGCGTAACCTGGGTGAAAGTCGACGAAATCGAAAGCGGCGATTGGGGAATCGGCGGGCAAGTTTTGACGACCGATGCCGTAAAGGCCCTTGCCGCCGGAAAAGCGCCCGCCTCCGTAGGGTGA
- a CDS encoding carbamoyltransferase C-terminal domain-containing protein has product MLDDPAFRNFAGIFSDKIFDVFYHFAKSKLKKGLPLVIAGGCGLNCDWNTKWKETGLFPEVFVPPVANDSGSAIGTAIDAQLHFTGNAKIDWNVYSGLSFITSGSFDLAQYNFYETSYELIADMLANDLIIGWVSGKYEIGPRALGNRSILAAPFQESTRVRLNEIKQREQFRPIAPVCLEEDAAKWFGCDQASPFMLFTHRVSTDALAAVTHVNGTARIQTVSSATNRNLYDLLIAFKARTGYGVLCNTSLNFKGRGFINQVDDLSQYSVTHDLDGFVIEGRTYLLKASENYQTYLRMPNSLGVES; this is encoded by the coding sequence GTGCTGGACGATCCGGCATTTCGCAACTTCGCAGGTATTTTTAGCGACAAGATATTTGATGTATTCTACCACTTCGCGAAATCGAAGCTGAAGAAAGGACTTCCTCTGGTTATCGCAGGTGGATGCGGTCTGAATTGTGATTGGAACACCAAGTGGAAAGAGACCGGTCTTTTTCCTGAGGTCTTCGTGCCTCCGGTTGCCAACGATTCCGGTTCAGCTATCGGGACGGCCATCGACGCCCAATTGCATTTTACTGGAAATGCGAAAATTGACTGGAACGTTTACTCTGGCCTGAGTTTCATCACGTCCGGCTCTTTCGATTTAGCGCAATACAATTTCTACGAGACGAGCTATGAATTGATCGCCGACATGTTGGCTAACGATCTCATTATTGGATGGGTGAGCGGGAAATACGAAATTGGCCCGCGTGCGCTCGGCAACCGATCGATTCTTGCTGCACCCTTTCAAGAAAGCACCAGAGTGCGGCTAAATGAAATTAAGCAACGCGAGCAATTTCGCCCGATTGCTCCTGTTTGCTTAGAAGAAGACGCTGCCAAATGGTTTGGCTGCGATCAAGCAAGTCCATTCATGCTTTTTACGCATCGTGTAAGTACAGACGCGCTGGCAGCTGTTACCCACGTGAACGGTACTGCTCGAATTCAGACAGTGTCGTCTGCGACCAATCGAAATCTGTACGACCTGCTTATCGCATTCAAAGCACGAACCGGATACGGCGTCCTATGTAATACTTCTCTGAATTTCAAGGGAAGGGGATTTATAAACCAGGTTGATGACCTTTCGCAATATTCCGTGACGCACGATTTGGATGGGTTTGTGATCGAGGGGCGGACCTATCTCTTGAAAGCGTCGGAGAATTATCAAACATACCTAAGGATGCCGAATTCACTAGGTGTCGAGTCGTGA
- a CDS encoding family 16 glycosylhydrolase: MNPFRFPGRTIGLAYSIALQTRRLLGSQRSKTFRDYSIHGAAIEHIFVINLDRQLRRWQRIVDELDHVLDASGLPLSQRSTRISAVDAHQNNGQWPKDLVDCRYTLGEQLFVDPHPLASPARLDLDERINMSPQEMAVACSHINAWKNIASGQYEYALVLEDDVWFHPRFARVVDQAWAELPAADRQTHLFDLLYVSYTEVDYGAEKVRVSPSLFVPFRGLWNLSGYVLSKSGAQRLLRRLPVRGPVDLWMNHQLANLKVYATMRSVIGQRRDERSTNFYSALPTLSRAGVLNSETPGLFRGRPTLAPIFAFGTPQSGLSSLAMALSMLGYRCCSDIDRLPRTEMQRLMQRDSSRVFDAYVNVTNLMDNVDQLASLYPDGRLILTIEGSEIVKPLDALLSTTGDRLDECAQAWGARTLMLPSDAPRMWKLVCEFLRCVPPPSSYPYREDEGQRLLHETADDEGSDTKDLVHIRKLRCDDAPWVATPRARWSGVPTAEKPEPTPEIKSIQFFDDFRRTNSSLWKLRDDTFTGNLALFRPSNFITSNSAPAQIVLRQEDLGVRKYSSAALSSRASFLYGRFEAVLRPSRALGLVTGVFLHRDSPRQEIDIEFVGKFPRQILTNVYYNPGNDGARFDYGYRGAPILVDLGFDATKDFHAYAIEWSPNELRWYADGRLIHRRANWDPTPIPHLPMQFHLNLWPSRSRELAGRIRRRNLPASCELVSVRLSPASVV, encoded by the coding sequence GTGAATCCGTTCCGGTTCCCGGGCAGAACCATTGGATTAGCGTACAGTATAGCCTTACAGACGCGCCGCCTTTTAGGTAGCCAACGAAGCAAAACGTTTCGAGATTATTCTATCCATGGTGCGGCGATAGAACACATTTTCGTAATCAACCTCGATCGCCAACTCAGACGCTGGCAGCGAATAGTAGATGAACTCGATCACGTACTTGACGCGTCGGGTTTGCCGCTTTCGCAGCGCTCTACTCGAATTTCAGCCGTGGATGCTCACCAGAACAACGGCCAATGGCCAAAGGACCTCGTCGACTGCAGGTACACTCTCGGCGAGCAACTGTTTGTGGATCCTCATCCACTAGCATCGCCCGCGCGCCTTGATCTGGATGAGCGCATCAACATGAGCCCGCAAGAAATGGCGGTAGCCTGCTCACATATCAATGCCTGGAAGAATATCGCTTCCGGCCAATACGAATACGCGCTGGTCCTGGAAGACGATGTCTGGTTTCATCCGCGATTTGCGCGTGTTGTCGATCAAGCGTGGGCCGAATTACCCGCTGCTGATAGACAAACGCACCTTTTCGATCTTCTCTATGTCTCTTATACCGAGGTTGATTACGGCGCTGAGAAGGTTCGGGTCTCCCCGTCTTTGTTCGTGCCGTTTCGAGGCCTCTGGAATCTGTCGGGATATGTACTCTCGAAGAGCGGAGCACAAAGACTATTGCGCCGGCTCCCAGTCCGTGGTCCCGTCGATCTATGGATGAACCACCAGCTTGCGAATCTGAAAGTCTATGCAACAATGAGGTCTGTGATCGGCCAGCGGCGTGACGAGCGGTCAACGAACTTCTATTCGGCTCTTCCGACTCTCTCTCGGGCCGGGGTCCTGAACAGCGAAACGCCGGGGCTTTTCCGCGGACGGCCGACGCTTGCTCCGATTTTCGCGTTCGGAACTCCCCAATCAGGATTGTCCTCACTTGCGATGGCGCTTTCGATGCTCGGATACCGTTGTTGCAGTGACATTGATCGACTTCCACGTACCGAGATGCAGCGGCTCATGCAACGTGATTCTAGTCGCGTGTTCGACGCGTACGTGAACGTTACTAATCTCATGGACAACGTTGATCAGCTAGCCAGTCTGTACCCCGATGGTCGTCTGATCCTGACGATCGAGGGTTCTGAGATCGTCAAACCTCTCGACGCTCTTTTGTCGACGACAGGCGATCGCCTTGACGAGTGCGCACAAGCGTGGGGTGCGCGCACCCTAATGCTCCCGTCCGACGCACCGAGGATGTGGAAACTCGTTTGTGAGTTTCTTCGTTGCGTGCCGCCACCTAGTTCGTATCCCTACCGCGAGGACGAAGGACAACGGCTTTTGCATGAGACAGCCGACGACGAGGGATCCGACACCAAAGACCTCGTGCATATCCGTAAGCTGCGATGTGACGATGCGCCTTGGGTCGCGACGCCTCGAGCCCGTTGGAGCGGCGTACCTACAGCGGAAAAACCCGAGCCTACGCCGGAAATCAAATCAATCCAGTTCTTCGATGATTTTCGGAGGACGAATTCCTCACTGTGGAAGTTACGAGACGACACATTTACCGGGAACCTCGCCCTGTTTAGGCCATCAAATTTCATTACAAGCAATTCCGCGCCCGCTCAGATCGTTCTGCGTCAGGAAGACCTAGGCGTTCGAAAATATAGTTCTGCCGCTTTGTCTTCGCGCGCGAGCTTTCTGTACGGCCGCTTTGAGGCGGTCTTGAGACCTTCGCGCGCCCTGGGTTTGGTCACAGGAGTGTTTCTCCATCGCGACTCGCCCCGACAAGAAATTGATATTGAGTTTGTAGGTAAGTTTCCGCGACAGATACTTACAAACGTCTATTATAATCCTGGAAATGATGGTGCTCGATTCGATTACGGATACCGTGGAGCGCCGATCCTTGTGGATCTCGGCTTTGATGCGACAAAAGACTTCCACGCCTACGCGATCGAGTGGTCACCGAACGAGTTGCGCTGGTACGCTGATGGCCGTCTCATCCATCGACGTGCAAACTGGGATCCGACCCCGATTCCGCACCTTCCAATGCAGTTTCACTTGAATCTTTGGCCGTCTCGCTCCCGCGAACTCGCGGGGAGAATTCGGCGCCGAAACCTACCAGCTTCATGCGAACTGGTATCGGTAAGGCTGTCTCCAGCGTCGGTGGTTTAA
- the rpsF gene encoding 30S ribosomal protein S6, whose protein sequence is MAKTPATDYEVTYILRPHLEEADAEAQVTHIADQLRQTGGEVAGEIDRLGKRRLAYEIGDSREGYYVVMRFKSDAAQAKELERLLRLNENVIRALLIRREEFKEAPAPVPA, encoded by the coding sequence GTGGCAAAAACTCCCGCGACTGACTACGAAGTCACGTATATCTTGCGTCCGCACTTAGAAGAAGCGGATGCTGAAGCTCAAGTCACGCACATCGCCGACCAGCTCCGCCAAACCGGCGGTGAAGTCGCCGGCGAGATCGACCGGCTCGGGAAGCGCCGTCTGGCGTACGAGATCGGCGACTCCCGCGAGGGCTATTACGTGGTGATGCGCTTCAAGAGCGACGCCGCGCAAGCCAAGGAGCTCGAGCGGTTGCTGCGTCTGAACGAGAACGTCATCCGGGCGCTCTTGATCCGCCGGGAAGAGTTTAAGGAAGCTCCAGCGCCCGTCCCGGCATAG
- a CDS encoding NAD(P)-binding domain-containing protein yields MTRSVAIVGAGASGLCAARYFKEAGFGVTVFEIGSKVGGLWCFENDNGLSAAYRTLHINTAKSLTKFKDFEFPPDAQLFPDHRDMHAYFERFVDHFDLRPLIRFNTRIESVHPANPVPRERSAWIVETEHGTSEAFDAVVVASGHLSSPLHADKYRAFGGEYLHSHDYRRPENFLGKRVCVVGAGNSGLDIAADLASVNPRTVLVARSGVLIVPKLIFGRPFTDMTVWLAHPLIPQWIGRKITRTLTYLIHGPMERLGFQTRRGRAHTMSNATIVQHIAYRRVEVKDDIASIEGRHITFADGTVEEFDTLIAATGYKIELPFLSEDILPVRNNVVELYNRMIHPDWPGLYFIGLLNVNGSANQAYERQAPWLVAVESGKAALPSHTEMREAIARKKAWVERHYPSTLRHTIEEEPVPYFRELAVSLRAARQRARRVKQ; encoded by the coding sequence ATGACTCGCAGTGTCGCAATCGTAGGCGCCGGAGCCTCGGGACTTTGCGCGGCGCGGTATTTCAAGGAAGCCGGATTTGGGGTCACGGTCTTTGAGATCGGCAGCAAGGTTGGCGGCTTGTGGTGCTTCGAGAATGACAACGGCCTCTCAGCTGCCTATCGAACGCTGCACATCAACACGGCGAAGAGCCTGACGAAATTCAAGGACTTCGAGTTTCCGCCGGACGCGCAGCTCTTTCCCGATCACCGCGATATGCACGCGTACTTCGAACGGTTTGTCGATCACTTTGATCTTCGACCGCTGATTCGTTTCAACACGCGCATCGAGAGCGTGCATCCCGCGAATCCGGTTCCCCGCGAGCGCTCGGCCTGGATTGTTGAGACGGAGCACGGAACGAGCGAGGCCTTCGATGCTGTGGTGGTGGCCAGCGGGCATCTGAGCTCGCCGCTGCACGCCGACAAATACCGCGCGTTCGGCGGCGAGTATCTTCACTCACACGACTACAGACGGCCGGAAAACTTCCTCGGGAAGCGCGTCTGCGTCGTTGGAGCGGGTAATAGCGGCCTCGACATCGCGGCTGACCTCGCGAGCGTCAATCCTCGGACCGTCCTCGTTGCGCGGTCCGGCGTCCTCATCGTTCCGAAATTGATCTTCGGTAGACCCTTTACGGACATGACCGTATGGTTGGCGCATCCGTTGATTCCGCAATGGATCGGCCGCAAGATCACGCGAACGTTGACCTACCTCATCCATGGTCCAATGGAACGACTCGGATTTCAGACGCGGCGAGGGCGCGCTCACACCATGAGCAACGCAACGATCGTTCAGCATATCGCATACAGGCGCGTCGAAGTGAAGGACGATATCGCATCTATCGAGGGACGCCATATAACGTTTGCGGATGGGACGGTCGAGGAGTTCGACACGCTGATCGCCGCAACCGGATACAAGATTGAGCTTCCGTTCTTATCCGAAGACATTCTTCCGGTGCGCAACAACGTGGTCGAGCTTTATAACCGGATGATCCATCCCGATTGGCCCGGACTCTATTTCATCGGGTTGCTGAATGTCAACGGATCCGCCAATCAAGCTTACGAGCGACAAGCGCCGTGGCTCGTTGCAGTTGAAAGCGGCAAAGCCGCGCTACCGAGTCACACCGAAATGCGGGAGGCAATCGCTCGAAAGAAAGCGTGGGTCGAACGCCATTACCCCTCGACTCTGCGCCACACGATCGAGGAAGAGCCCGTGCCGTACTTTCGAGAGCTAGCTGTGTCTTTGCGGGCAGCGCGACAGCGTGCACGCCGCGTTAAACAGTAA
- a CDS encoding diguanylate cyclase: MPIKRLLVLVLVAWSLQIAATAVATASTLELKPSTRIPLLGTADAHVDLTEKAGIDEITQTTTSWSRDARIPSGNDAQQTPVWYRFRLEGRSPADTYAIVWPGIIGRVDLYCDAGNGTLSHESGGYDSPEKSLTDHILVLPDGAYDRTCYLRALTGYHLSSPSILLLAKALKLQWSMAPSYGGFFLAIALFNLLMFVVLRQPPLLIYTLTVATALLVLVTDDVAWRYIPSTPFSRELIHEFFGWFYFAMTAYFARVFLELPEFDPKVARAMIVLVGLSALDLVAGLFPARPPWIDDVTLAFLILLLLTIVAAGYRAARRGYRGARFFIVGSIGVLVGVTTNIVVESLALPVPKIVVDLYAIGVAWEALWLTVALADRMNEIARENENLKLSRAELQVLAELDPLTGIPNRRAFDNQLQIGWARTLRAGTSLGVIMIDVDHFKEYNDAEGHVEGDLCLTKIAQACAASMMRNGDFLARYGGEEFGGILVTKTDDDIAVVAERMRVAVAELAIPHPTNPNGIVTISLGVARIRPSTRDNPLELVDAADEALYAAKSRGRNQVGTTLLATT; encoded by the coding sequence GTGCCCATTAAACGGCTCCTCGTGCTCGTGCTCGTTGCTTGGTCGCTGCAAATCGCCGCGACGGCGGTCGCTACTGCGTCGACACTCGAGCTCAAACCGTCAACGCGCATTCCGTTGCTGGGAACCGCCGACGCGCATGTCGATCTCACGGAAAAAGCCGGGATCGACGAGATTACGCAAACTACGACGAGTTGGTCGCGCGATGCACGGATCCCAAGCGGCAACGACGCGCAACAGACGCCGGTGTGGTATCGATTCCGTCTCGAAGGCCGCTCGCCCGCGGATACGTACGCGATCGTCTGGCCGGGAATCATCGGACGAGTCGACCTGTATTGCGATGCCGGCAACGGTACGCTCTCCCATGAAAGCGGCGGTTACGATTCTCCTGAAAAATCACTAACCGACCACATTCTGGTTTTGCCGGACGGCGCGTACGATCGCACGTGCTATCTGCGCGCGCTCACCGGCTACCATCTCAGTTCGCCCTCGATCTTGTTGCTGGCAAAAGCGCTGAAACTCCAATGGTCGATGGCGCCGAGTTACGGCGGCTTCTTCCTTGCAATCGCGCTCTTCAATCTCTTGATGTTCGTCGTGTTGCGTCAACCGCCGCTGCTGATCTACACATTGACCGTGGCGACGGCGCTACTCGTCCTCGTCACCGACGACGTCGCATGGCGCTACATCCCGAGCACGCCATTCTCGCGCGAGCTCATTCACGAATTCTTCGGGTGGTTCTACTTCGCGATGACCGCGTACTTTGCACGCGTCTTCCTCGAGCTGCCCGAATTCGATCCCAAGGTCGCCCGGGCGATGATCGTTCTTGTGGGGCTCAGCGCGCTCGATCTGGTTGCGGGCTTGTTTCCGGCACGCCCGCCGTGGATCGACGACGTTACGCTTGCGTTTCTCATCTTGCTGTTGCTTACGATTGTCGCCGCCGGCTACCGCGCGGCCCGGCGCGGCTATCGCGGCGCACGTTTCTTCATCGTGGGGAGCATTGGCGTGCTCGTCGGCGTGACGACCAACATCGTCGTCGAGTCGCTGGCATTGCCCGTTCCAAAAATCGTCGTCGATCTCTACGCGATCGGTGTTGCCTGGGAAGCACTCTGGCTCACCGTCGCACTCGCAGACCGCATGAACGAGATCGCGCGCGAAAACGAAAACCTGAAACTCAGCCGAGCGGAGTTGCAAGTGCTCGCGGAGCTCGACCCGCTTACCGGAATTCCCAACCGCCGTGCCTTCGACAATCAATTGCAAATCGGATGGGCACGCACACTTCGCGCCGGAACGTCGCTTGGCGTCATCATGATCGACGTCGATCACTTCAAGGAATACAACGATGCGGAAGGTCACGTCGAGGGCGATTTATGTCTCACGAAGATTGCGCAAGCCTGCGCCGCTTCGATGATGCGCAACGGTGATTTTCTCGCGCGCTATGGAGGTGAGGAATTCGGCGGAATCCTCGTCACCAAGACGGACGATGATATCGCGGTCGTCGCGGAACGCATGCGCGTCGCCGTCGCCGAGCTTGCGATTCCACATCCGACCAACCCGAATGGGATCGTGACGATTAGCCTCGGCGTTGCGCGCATCCGCCCGAGCACGCGCGATAATCCACTCGAATTGGTTGATGCGGCCGACGAAGCGCTGTACGCGGCAAAATCGCGCGGGCGAAACCAGGTGGGGACAACGCTGCTCGCGACAACCTGA